One part of the Sciurus carolinensis chromosome 4, mSciCar1.2, whole genome shotgun sequence genome encodes these proteins:
- the Spx gene encoding spexin, which yields MKGAKSLAAATLALLLVFSVLENSSSAPQRLFERRNWTPQAMLYLKGAQGRRFISDQSRRKDVSDRLPPERRSPNPQLLTLPEAAALLLALLQKPQEDGEENFDQSRFLGDGLLNW from the exons GCAACCTTGGCTCTTCTCCTGGTCTTTTCTGTCCTGGAAAACTCCAGCAGCGCTCCGCAG AGACTGTTTGAGAGAAGAAACTGGACACCTCAAGCTATGCTCTACCTGAAAGGGGCAC AGGGGCGACGCTTCATCTCGGACCAGAGCCGGAGGAAGGACGTCTCCGACCGGCTGCCTCCAG AAAGACGAAGCCCAAATCCGCAACTACTAACTCTTCCAGAAGCAGCAGCCCTGTTACTGGCTTTGTTGCAGAAACCACAAGAAG ATGGAGAAGAAAACTTTGATCAAAGCAGATTCCTGGGAGATGGTCTGCTAAACTGGTGA